The Microterricola viridarii nucleotide sequence CGCCGACTTCGACGGTGACCAGATGGCTGTGCACCTGCCGCTGTCGGTCGAGGCCCAGGCCGAGGCTCGCATCCTGATGCTCGCCTCGAACAACATCCTGAAGCCGTCCGACGGCCGCCCGGTGACCCTGCCCACCCAGGACATGATCATCGGTCTGCACCACCTCACCACCGTCAAGGAAGGTGTCGTCGGCGAGGGCCGCGCGTTCTCCTCTGTCTCCGAGGCGATCCTCGCCTTCGACCAGAAGTCGCTCGACCTCAACGCCAAGGTGCGCATCCGCCTCACCGACCAGCACTTCGCCGAGGGCACGCAGCCCGAGGGCGTCGAGCTGGTCGACGGCAAGGCAGCCGGCACGGTTCTGGTCTCGACCACCCTCGGCCGCGCCCTATTCAACGAGGCGCTTCCGGCGAACTACCCGTACTTCGAGAAGGTGGCCGACAAGGGCACCATCTCGGAGATCGTGAACGACCTGGCAGAGCGTTACGCCAAGGTCGATGTCGCCGCAGCACTGGACAACATCAAGGATGCCGGCTTCAAGTGGGCCACCCGCTCGGGCGTGACCGTTGCGCTCAGCGACATCCTGACCCCGCCGAACAAGCGCGAGATCGTTGCCGGCTACGAGAAGCAGGCTGCCAAGGTCCAGGGCCAGTTCGACAAGGGTCTGACCACAGACCTGGAGCGCCGTCAGGAGCTCATCAAGATCTGGACCAAGGCGACCGAAGACGTTGCAGAGGCCATGCGCGCGAACTTCCCCGAGGACAACACCATCAACCGCATGGTGACCTCTGGAGCTCGTGGTAACTGGCTGCAGGTGCGCAACATCGCCGGTATGCGAGGCCTGGTGAACAACCCGAAGGGTGAGATCATCCCTCGCCCGATCATCTCGAGCTACCGCGAAGGCCTGTCCGTCGCCGAGTACTTCATTGCTACTCACGGTGCTCGCAAGGGTCTGGCCGACACCGCTCTGCGTACCGCAGACTCCGGTTACCTCACGCGTCGTCTCGTCGACGTGTCGCAGGACGTCATCATCCGTGAGGACGACTGTGGCACCGGCAAGGGCCTGGAGCTGCCGATCGCAGCCGAGGTCGATGGCGTGCTGGTTCGCGACTCCAACGTCGAGAACGCCGTCTACGCCCGCAGCCTGGCCGCAGCAGCGGTCAACGCCGCTGGCGAGGTCGTCGCCGAGGCCGGTGAGGACGTCGGTGACGTGCTCATCGACCAGCTCATCGAGAAGGGCGTCGGCAGCATCAAGGTGCGCTCCGTCCTGACCTGTGAGTCGGCTGTCGGTGTGTGCGCGAAGTGCTACGGCCGCTCGCTCGCGACCGGCAAGCTCGTCGACATCGGTGAGGCCGTCGGCATCATCGCGGCCCAGTCGATCGGTGAGCCGGGAACCCAGCTCACGATGCGTACCTTCCACACCGGTGGTTCGGCCTCGGCCGATGACATCACGCAGGGTCTGCCCCGCGTGCAGGAGCTCTTCGAGGCCCGTACCCCCAAGGGTGCGTCGCCGATCGTCGAGGCCCCGGGCCGCATCACCATCGAAGACACCGACCGCAACCGTCGCGTGATCCTCACCCCCGACTCGGGCGACGAGCCGATCGTCTACAACGTCCTGAAGCGCTCCACGCTTCTCGTTGAGGACGGCCAGCACGTCGAGCTCGGTCAGCAGGTCATCGTCGGCACGCTCGACCCGAAGGAAGTTCTTCGCGTCAAGGGTGTCCGCGAGGTGCAGAAGCACCTCGTCGGCGGCGTCCAGGGCGTCTACCGCTCGCAGGGTGTTCCGATCCACGACAAGCACATCGAGGTCATCGTTCGCCAGATGCTGCGCAAGGTCACCGTCGTCGACCACGGCGACACCGACCTCCTGCCCGGCGAGCTCGTCGACCGCATGAAGTACAACGAGCTCAACCGTGCTGCGCTCACCGAGGGCAAGAAGACGGCTTCGGCCCGTCAGGAAGTCATGGGTATCACCAAGGCTTCGCTGGCGACCGAGTCGTGGCTGTCGGCCGCTTCCTTCCAGGAGACCACCCGCGTTCTCACGCAGGCGGCCATGGAAGGCAAGAGCGACCCGCTGGTCGGCCTCAAGGAGAACGTCATCATCGGTAAGCTCATCCCGGCCGGCACCGGTCTGCCCCGTTACCGCGACGTCACCGTCGAGGCGACGGAGGAGGCCAAGGCCGAGCGTTACCCGAACCGCATCTTCACCGACGATGCCACGTTCAACGAGGGTGACCTGAGCTTTGTCGACTTCGACAGCTTCAGCTCGGACGACTTCACCCCGGGCAACTACAGCTAGCCTGTAGCCGCTCAACACACAAGGCTCCGGATGCCGCTCCACGCGGCATCCGGAGCCTTTGTGGTTCCCTCGCTTCCCGTGTGTCTCGGCCGCAACGATTACCGGGCCGCACGGGGAGCCGAGTGTATGAGTTGAGCATCTGTAATTTAGGCTAGGGAGGGCAGCTGCCCGGCCCGAATGCCGCCTGGCAGCTGCCGACTGGGATGCTCTCAGTCACACGACGCGACGGAACGGGGGAGCACTGTGATGGCCAGCCGGCTCCCGTCCACGCCGCCCGTGCTCTCGGGCTTCCACTACGTGCGCCCGCTCGGCGCCGGCGGCTTCGCCGACGTGTTCCTGTTCGAGCAGAATCTGCCGCGCCGCTCGGTCGCCGTGAAGGTGCTGCTGCAGAGCGTCGTCGACGCCGAGGTGCTGCGCATGTTCAACGCCGAGGCCGACGTCATGGCCCGGCTCAGCTCGCACCCCTCGATCCTCACCGTCTACTCGGCCAGTATCTCGGCCGACGGCCGGCCCTACCTCGTCATGGAGTACTGCCCGAGCGGTCCAGCCGGGCGCTTCCGGCGCACCCCGTTCAGCACGGCAGACGCCCTCGAGGTCGGCGTGCGCATCGCCAGCGCCCTGGAGACGGCGCACCGCGCCGGAGTGCTGCACCGCGACATCAAGCCGTCCAACATCCTGCACACCGCCTACGGCACCGCCGTGCTCAGCGACTTCGGCATCGCCAGCTCGCTCTCGCACTCCAGCGCGGCCGAGCTCTTTGCCATGAGCGTGCCGTGGAGCGCCCCCGAGGTGATCGAGGAGCGCACGACCGGCACCGTGTCCAGCGAGGTGTGGGGCTTCGGTGCCACGCTCTACTCGCTGCTGGCCGGGCGCACCCCGTTCGAGCCGGCCAACGGCGAGAAGGTCACCACAGAGCAACTGCGCCAGCGCATCCGCCGGGCCAAGTACACGCCGATCGTCCGCGCCGACGTGCCGGCGAGCCTGAACTCGGCCCTCGCCCAGATGATGAGCCTCGACCCGCGCAAGCGGCCGCAGACCATGAAGGACTGCGCAGAGCTCCTTCGGGCCGTGCAGGCCGAGATCGGCCTGACCCCGACCGCGCTGGAGGTGGCCGTCGACGCGTGGGCGTTTGCCGGCGCCCCGATCGACTTCGACAACACGCTGCTGCGGCAGCCGGTCGTCGCCCCCGTCCTGGCCGAGGACTCCCGGAGCAGAGCGCGCGCCCGCGCCAAGGCCCGCGCGGCCCGGCCGCGCGAGGCCGCCGCGCAGCCGAGCGACGACGGCACGACCGTCGTCAGAGCCAAGCCGTCCCACCTCTGGCTCAAGCTGACGGCCGCCGCGGCCGTCGGCGTCGGCGCGGCCGTCGCCATCATGGCCGCACTGAGGGTGCTCTGATGCGTGCAGCCCGGGCGGAGCGCCGCCGCATCCCGCGGCCGCTGATCCAGGGGATCGCGGTCGGCATCATCGGCGCGGTGCTCGTCGGCGCCGCCGTCGTGGCGGCCGGCTTCGACGTGAAGCAGACACCGGTCAACGACGCCTCGATCTGGGCCCTGCAGAGCGGCGACGGCAACCGCTACGCCCGCGTCAACACCGAGCTGGGCGAGCTGGACACCATCAAGACCGTGCCCAACCCGAGCGCCCTCGCCCAGAACTCGGCACACACGCTGCTCCTGGCACAGAACAACGAGCGGCTCGTCGACGTCGACGCGGTGCAGCCGGTCGACTTCGACGCCGGCAGCACCGACTACGGGCACACCCCGGCCGGCACCGTGCAGGTCGTCAGCGCCGCAGACACCATCGCCTACCTCACCAGCACGGGCAGCATCTTCGTGGCGCGCATCAGCGACGGGGCCGCCGCCACCCCGCTCGCTGTCGACCCCTATGCGGCCGACGAGATCACCGACGGCGCCGAGCGCCGCTTCTACCGCTCCGACGCCATCGCCCTCGGCGATGACGGCACCCTGCTCAGCTACTCGTCCGCCGAGCAGAGCGTGATGCGCTATTCGGTCCCGGATGCCGTCGTCGCCGGATTCGACCCCGTGGCCGACGGTCCGACAGAGGGGGAGCCGCAGCTCAGCCTGGTCGCCGACACGTGGGCACTGCTCTCCGAGGACGGCGCCCGGCTCTGGCTGGCGGGCCGGGAGGCGCCGGTGGATCCGGGCGTCTCCGCGCCGTTCGTGCTGCAGGCGCCGAGCGCCACGGGCACGACGCTCTACATCGCCGACGAGCGCGGGCTGGCCGGCATCGGCATCCGCGACGGCTCCGTCGAGCGGGTGCTCGGCGAGCAGGAGGGCACGATCGGGACCCGACTCGGCGTTCCGGCCAAGCCCCTGCTCTTCGGCGGCGAGGTCTGGGCGGCCTGGCTGCCGAGCGGCACCGCGCAGGGAACCCTGTGGAGCAGCGACGGCGAGGCGCGGCCGCTCGACTTCGGCGCGCGCACCCTCAGCGACGACGCCCACCCGGTGTTCCAGGGCAACGGCTCCCGGCTCATCCTGAACGACACCCAGAGCGGGTGGGTCTGGACGCTGCCGGACGGCGCGTTGGTGCCCAGCTCGCAAGACTGGGGCGTGCTCTCCGCCGAGCAGGAGCTGAGCAGCACGGAGGAGGAGCAGACGGCCGAGGTGTTCGAGCCGAAGCCGCCGACCGCCGAGCCGGACTCCTTCGGCGTGCGCGCGGGCGCGTTGGCGGTGCTGCCGGTGCTGCTGAACGACCACGACCCGAACGCCGACGTTCTGACCGTGCTGCCGGCCTCCCTCACCCCCCTGCCGGCCGAGTTCGGCAGTCTGAGCGTGACCGACAACTCGCAGAGCATCGCGGTGCGCGTCGCGCCCGGCGCGACGGGCAGCGCCAGCTTCAGCTACGCGGTCACCGACGGCACCCGCGCAGACGGGCTGAATTCCGAGCTGACGACAGTCACCCTCACCGTGCACGACGAGCTGGCCAACTCCGCACCCGTCTGGTGCGGCACCGACGGCTGCCTCGCCCGCTGGCCGACCCCGGAGCTCGCCCCGGGCGGCACCGTCACCGTGCCCGTGCTGCCGGGCTGGGTCGACCCGGACGGGGACCCTCTGTTCGTCTCCTCCGCGCTCAACCAGAGCGGCATCGGCAGCGTCGGCACGACTCAGGCCGGGGAGATCGTCTACCGGCATCCGAACCCCGCCATCGAGGAGCCGCTCACGGTCGCCATCCTGGTGACGGTCTCCGACACCCGCGGCGCCACGGCAGAGCGGGTGCTCACCGTGCTGGTCACCCCGGCACCGCGGCTCACCGCCACGCCGTTCGCCCTGACGACGGCGGTGGGCGAGTCGCTCACCATCGACCCGGACGCCTTCGTCAACGGGGCCACCGGCAGCATCAAGATCGTCTCGGCGACGGCTCCGCCCACCGCGCAGGGCGTCACGGTCATGGTGAACAGCGGCGCATCCACCCTCGACTTCACCGCGGCCAACCCCGGCGACTACATCGTGCGGTACTCGGTGGCCGACACCGTCGCCGAGGTGGCCTCCTTCGTCCGGGTCAACGTCATCGCCCAGGATGCCGCCACGCTCAGCACCACGCCGGTGACGGTGTTCGTGCGGCCGCAGGCCGACGCCAGCGTCGACGTGTTCACCGCCGTCTCGAACCCGTCCGCCCGGGTGCTGCTGGTCAGCGACCCGCTGCCGCGCCCCACCCCGGGGGCGGCGCTCGAGGTGAGCGTCGTCGGCCAGAGCCTGCTGCGCATGCGCGGCACGACCGCCGACGAGCAGCCCGGCCTGCTCGGCGTCGTCGGCTACACGGTGTCCGACGGCACCGGTGACCCTCGCTTCCAGACGCAGGGCGAGGCCAGCGTCTACCTGCTGCCCGCGCCCACGCCGCAGCCGCCGATCGCCGTGGCCGACAGCATTGTCGTGCGCGCCGGCACCCAGATCGACATCCCGGTGCTTGACAACGACCTGGCGCCCGACGGCAATCGGATGGCGCTGAACCCCGACTCGATCGTGAACCAATCCGGTGAGGGTCTCGCCTTCGCCGCCGGCACCATCCTGCGCTACCTGGCCCCCGAGACGCCCGGCGAGTACGAGCTGCGCTACACGATCTCGACCTCCGGCGCCCCCGAGCTCAGTGACACCGCCACCGTCGCGGTCACGGTCACCCCGATGGGCGACAACCAGAAGCCGGTTCCGCGCACGCTCTCCGGCCGAGTTCTCTCCGGCGAGAGCGTGCGGATCCCCTTCGACAGCTTCGGCATCGACCCGGACGGCGACGACGTCGTGCTGGACCGTGTGCTCACCCAGCCGGCAAGCGGCACCGCCTCGGTGTCGGCGACGGGTGATGCCATCGTCTACAACAGCGTCAAGGGCTTCCGCGGCCCGGTGCAGTTCGACTACCGGGTGCGCGACGCACAGGGCGACACCGGCAGCGCCACCGTGCGCATCGGCGTGCTCGACGCGCAGTCCGACCCGAGCCCGATCACCTTCAGCGACTACGTCCAGGTGCAGGCCGGGCCGTCCACCCAGGTCGTGCTGCACCCGGGCGCCAACGACATCGACCCGACGGGCGGCACGCTCAGCCTCAGCGCGGTCCAGCCCGACGCGCTGCCGGGAACCCAGGAGCACGCTGCGCTGTCCGCGCACATCCTCTCGGTCAACGGCGACGACCCGAACGCCGTCGTGTTGAAGGCCGGCACCGAGCCGGGCACCATGGCCTTCACCTACACGGTCGAGAACAGCCGCGGCGACACCGGAGTCGGCCTGATCGTGATGACGGTCGTGCGGGCGTCCATCCCCGACTTCCCGGTCATCGCCGACACCGTTCTCACCCTCGACGAGCGATCCGGGTTCTCCAACGGCATCGACGTCGTCAGCGGCAAGGTGACCTGGACCGCGGGCGATGTCGGCGGGCTCACGCTGAGCATCTGGGGCGAGCCGCACGGCGTGGAGGCAGACGGCTGGAGCCTGAGCGGTGAGGCCCCGGATGCCGGCCTGCTGCTGCCGTTCGCTCTCACCGGCACCAGCTTCGCCGGCGAGGTCGTCACCAGCTACGGCTTCCTCCGCATCCCCGCCGAACACGAGGTGATCCTCTCGCTGAAGCCGGGCCTGTCCCCGCTCAAGGTGAAGGAGACCGAGTCGCTGGCCTTCGACATGGCCGCGCTCGTCGGCGTGCCGAGCGGCGAGGCGCTGCAGATCGACGGCGACGCCGTCGCGGCATCCGGCCAGCGCGCAGGCGGCAGCTGCGCCGTCGAGAGCGGCACCCGCCTGCGCTACACGGCGGGGGAGGGGCAGCCCTGGACGGACTCCTGCATCGTGCCGGTGCGGCTCGTCGGCGGCGATGCCTACACGCACCTCGTCGTGCCGATCGAGGTCACCCCGCGCGACCCGCAGCCGGAACTGCGCCCGGCCGCCGTCACGGCCAGCCCGGGGTCTCCCGCCGTCAGCTACGACCTCCAGCAGATGGTGCACTGGCAGGGCAAGCCGGACCCGGCCTCGCTGGTGTTCGTCATCGAGCAGGCGGCCGACCAGTTCGTGCTGACCCAGAACGGCAGCCGCCTCACCGTGCAGGCGCTGGACACGGCCACCCCCGGGCGCGACAACCCGGTCACGGTGCGGCTGAGCAGCCACCCGAACACCCCACCCGCTGTGCTCGTCCTGCACGTCGGCCCGGGCCCGAGCACGTTGCCGAAGGGGGGCACGATCGCCCAGGAGTGCAGCCAGGCCGCGGGGACCAGCTGCCTGATCGACGTGATCGGCGCGCCGGGCGAGGTGAACGCCTTCGCCAACACCCCACTCTCACTCGTCTCGGTGAGCCCGAGCGGCACCTGCGCCGGCGTGAGCTTCGCCGTCGAGGACAACCGGCGGGTGCGCGCCAGCTGGTCGAACGACTCGCCCGGCGGCATCTGCCAGGCCAGCTTCGTCGTCCAGGACGCCCAGGGCACGCGCAGCGCCGCCGAGCGCAACGGCTCGGTGACGCTCGACCTGCAGGGCTTCCCCCGCGCCCCGGATGCCGTGACCCAAGTGGCCTACGGCGACGGCACCCTCACTCTGGCGGTCAGCCCGGGAACGGCAGCCTCGGCGCACCCGGCGCTGCAGGGCTTCGCGCTTCTGCGCGACGGCGTCGAGGTGGCCGCCTGCACGCCGGCCGGAGTCTGCCCGCCCATCACGGGCCTGGCGAACGGCGAGAGGGCGGTCTACGAGGCCCGCGCGTTCAACGCCGCCGGCCGCTCGCTGGGAGCAGCCAGCACCACGGCGTGGGCCTACCAGGTGCCGGGGATGGGCACGGCCACGGCCACACCCGTGTTCGACGCCGCCCAGACGACGCTCGTCCAGGGCGTCGCAGAGCTCGTGATCCAGAACTCCGACCCGTCCACGCAGGGCTATGCGGTCAACGGGAGGCAGTTCCCGGTGTCGACGCCGGGCAGCGGAACGACCACGATCACCCTCGCGCTGCCGGTCGGGCCGAACACTCTGACGATTCAGCCGCTCAGCCGGTTCGAGCGGCCAAGCGGCACGGGCCCTGTCGACAACCTGGGCTCGGCGCGGGTGCGTGTTGCCGGGCTGCCCAGCGTCAGCGCGAGCGGTCAGCCCACCGCAACCGAGCGCACCGTCAGCGCACCCCAGGCGCAGGGCGAAGCCAACAACAGCGCACGGGACGGCGCCTATCTCTACATCGCGACGCCGTCGCCGGCGAGCGCCGTGTGCCGGGTCGACGCGAGTGGCCAGAACCTGCAGGCGGTGGGCAACGGCAGCATCGCCTCGGCGAGCACGACCATCGGCGGGCTGCAACCGTTCACGACGTACAACATCGACGTCTGCTACTCCAACGGCTTCGGCTACGCCCAGCTCGGGCTCGGCTCCGCGTTCACCTGGGCCCAGCCGGCTCCGCCGAGCGGGTTCACCTACACCGTCAGCGGTGCGGACGGCAATTACACGATCGACAAGCCGACCAGCACGCAGCTGACGCCGACCGGGTACGAGGTCGTCTTCGCGGGCTACCCGAGCGACGTCTGGGGCGGCGACCCGCAGATCACGGTGAAGTACTGCGTGC carries:
- a CDS encoding serine/threonine-protein kinase; translation: MASRLPSTPPVLSGFHYVRPLGAGGFADVFLFEQNLPRRSVAVKVLLQSVVDAEVLRMFNAEADVMARLSSHPSILTVYSASISADGRPYLVMEYCPSGPAGRFRRTPFSTADALEVGVRIASALETAHRAGVLHRDIKPSNILHTAYGTAVLSDFGIASSLSHSSAAELFAMSVPWSAPEVIEERTTGTVSSEVWGFGATLYSLLAGRTPFEPANGEKVTTEQLRQRIRRAKYTPIVRADVPASLNSALAQMMSLDPRKRPQTMKDCAELLRAVQAEIGLTPTALEVAVDAWAFAGAPIDFDNTLLRQPVVAPVLAEDSRSRARARAKARAARPREAAAQPSDDGTTVVRAKPSHLWLKLTAAAAVGVGAAVAIMAALRVL
- the rpoC gene encoding DNA-directed RNA polymerase subunit beta', with protein sequence MLDATTFDELRIGLATADDIRRWSHGEVKKPETINYRTLKPEKDGLFGEQIFGPSRDWECSCGKYKRVRFKGIVCERCGVEVTKSSVRRERMGHIELAAPVTHIWYFKGVPSRLGYLLDMAPKDLEKVIYFAAYMVIDVDEDGRHQDSPGLENELRLEIKTIGDSRDARIAKRLAKLEEDLAALEAEGAKSDQKKRTKDAAEKEMTQTRKAADEQIAHLERVWEDFRNLKVGDLKPEDSVFHELQDRFGMYFEAYMGAEAIKKRLEAFDLAAEAENLHLQITEGKGQKKIRAIKRLRVVSSFLATGNSPAAMVLDVVPVIPPELRPMVQLDGGRFATSDLNDLYRRVINRNNRLRRLLDLGAPEIIVNNEKRMLQEAVDALFDNGRRGRPVTGTGNRALKSLSDMLKGKQGRFRQNLLGKRVDYSGRSVIIVGPQLKLHQCGLPKQMALELFKPFVIKRLIDLSHAQNIKAAKRMVERSRPQVWDVLEEIIRERPVLLNRAPTLHRLGIQAFEPQLVEGKAIQLHPLVCAAFNADFDGDQMAVHLPLSVEAQAEARILMLASNNILKPSDGRPVTLPTQDMIIGLHHLTTVKEGVVGEGRAFSSVSEAILAFDQKSLDLNAKVRIRLTDQHFAEGTQPEGVELVDGKAAGTVLVSTTLGRALFNEALPANYPYFEKVADKGTISEIVNDLAERYAKVDVAAALDNIKDAGFKWATRSGVTVALSDILTPPNKREIVAGYEKQAAKVQGQFDKGLTTDLERRQELIKIWTKATEDVAEAMRANFPEDNTINRMVTSGARGNWLQVRNIAGMRGLVNNPKGEIIPRPIISSYREGLSVAEYFIATHGARKGLADTALRTADSGYLTRRLVDVSQDVIIREDDCGTGKGLELPIAAEVDGVLVRDSNVENAVYARSLAAAAVNAAGEVVAEAGEDVGDVLIDQLIEKGVGSIKVRSVLTCESAVGVCAKCYGRSLATGKLVDIGEAVGIIAAQSIGEPGTQLTMRTFHTGGSASADDITQGLPRVQELFEARTPKGASPIVEAPGRITIEDTDRNRRVILTPDSGDEPIVYNVLKRSTLLVEDGQHVELGQQVIVGTLDPKEVLRVKGVREVQKHLVGGVQGVYRSQGVPIHDKHIEVIVRQMLRKVTVVDHGDTDLLPGELVDRMKYNELNRAALTEGKKTASARQEVMGITKASLATESWLSAASFQETTRVLTQAAMEGKSDPLVGLKENVIIGKLIPAGTGLPRYRDVTVEATEEAKAERYPNRIFTDDATFNEGDLSFVDFDSFSSDDFTPGNYS
- a CDS encoding Ig-like domain-containing protein, with amino-acid sequence MRAARAERRRIPRPLIQGIAVGIIGAVLVGAAVVAAGFDVKQTPVNDASIWALQSGDGNRYARVNTELGELDTIKTVPNPSALAQNSAHTLLLAQNNERLVDVDAVQPVDFDAGSTDYGHTPAGTVQVVSAADTIAYLTSTGSIFVARISDGAAATPLAVDPYAADEITDGAERRFYRSDAIALGDDGTLLSYSSAEQSVMRYSVPDAVVAGFDPVADGPTEGEPQLSLVADTWALLSEDGARLWLAGREAPVDPGVSAPFVLQAPSATGTTLYIADERGLAGIGIRDGSVERVLGEQEGTIGTRLGVPAKPLLFGGEVWAAWLPSGTAQGTLWSSDGEARPLDFGARTLSDDAHPVFQGNGSRLILNDTQSGWVWTLPDGALVPSSQDWGVLSAEQELSSTEEEQTAEVFEPKPPTAEPDSFGVRAGALAVLPVLLNDHDPNADVLTVLPASLTPLPAEFGSLSVTDNSQSIAVRVAPGATGSASFSYAVTDGTRADGLNSELTTVTLTVHDELANSAPVWCGTDGCLARWPTPELAPGGTVTVPVLPGWVDPDGDPLFVSSALNQSGIGSVGTTQAGEIVYRHPNPAIEEPLTVAILVTVSDTRGATAERVLTVLVTPAPRLTATPFALTTAVGESLTIDPDAFVNGATGSIKIVSATAPPTAQGVTVMVNSGASTLDFTAANPGDYIVRYSVADTVAEVASFVRVNVIAQDAATLSTTPVTVFVRPQADASVDVFTAVSNPSARVLLVSDPLPRPTPGAALEVSVVGQSLLRMRGTTADEQPGLLGVVGYTVSDGTGDPRFQTQGEASVYLLPAPTPQPPIAVADSIVVRAGTQIDIPVLDNDLAPDGNRMALNPDSIVNQSGEGLAFAAGTILRYLAPETPGEYELRYTISTSGAPELSDTATVAVTVTPMGDNQKPVPRTLSGRVLSGESVRIPFDSFGIDPDGDDVVLDRVLTQPASGTASVSATGDAIVYNSVKGFRGPVQFDYRVRDAQGDTGSATVRIGVLDAQSDPSPITFSDYVQVQAGPSTQVVLHPGANDIDPTGGTLSLSAVQPDALPGTQEHAALSAHILSVNGDDPNAVVLKAGTEPGTMAFTYTVENSRGDTGVGLIVMTVVRASIPDFPVIADTVLTLDERSGFSNGIDVVSGKVTWTAGDVGGLTLSIWGEPHGVEADGWSLSGEAPDAGLLLPFALTGTSFAGEVVTSYGFLRIPAEHEVILSLKPGLSPLKVKETESLAFDMAALVGVPSGEALQIDGDAVAASGQRAGGSCAVESGTRLRYTAGEGQPWTDSCIVPVRLVGGDAYTHLVVPIEVTPRDPQPELRPAAVTASPGSPAVSYDLQQMVHWQGKPDPASLVFVIEQAADQFVLTQNGSRLTVQALDTATPGRDNPVTVRLSSHPNTPPAVLVLHVGPGPSTLPKGGTIAQECSQAAGTSCLIDVIGAPGEVNAFANTPLSLVSVSPSGTCAGVSFAVEDNRRVRASWSNDSPGGICQASFVVQDAQGTRSAAERNGSVTLDLQGFPRAPDAVTQVAYGDGTLTLAVSPGTAASAHPALQGFALLRDGVEVAACTPAGVCPPITGLANGERAVYEARAFNAAGRSLGAASTTAWAYQVPGMGTATATPVFDAAQTTLVQGVAELVIQNSDPSTQGYAVNGRQFPVSTPGSGTTTITLALPVGPNTLTIQPLSRFERPSGTGPVDNLGSARVRVAGLPSVSASGQPTATERTVSAPQAQGEANNSARDGAYLYIATPSPASAVCRVDASGQNLQAVGNGSIASASTTIGGLQPFTTYNIDVCYSNGFGYAQLGLGSAFTWAQPAPPSGFTYTVSGADGNYTIDKPTSTQLTPTGYEVVFAGYPSDVWGGDPQITVKYCVPGSAERCSTAAPVSAAAPGRAWQTRFDGATLNQCSVGQPLSVTAAGRGLGMTSTAVTSYWYYVPPAPEPPVEPPVEPPVEPPVEPPVEPQVSPAAVPEPGGTWLEAAGSLPLPANATHIRDVAWQLSWTAPQTAGFTPIAGSFPAEVDCR